The sequence AAGTGTAGCCGAAGGTGTTGTGCATGCGACACCTGTGCCTGTTTTGTTAGTGCGGGCGAAGGCGAATGATAAGTAAGACGCTGCTGCAAGTGGTTGATCACAGCCGGGACAGTGCCGGCTGTGTTTATGTTTATCCCGTTGTATCCCGGCGTGCGGGCGGGGTTTCGGTGGGAATTAATTTAAATCCGAATAATGCCTGCAACTGGCGCTGTGTGTATTGCCAGGTGCCTGATTTAAGCCGGGGCGGCGCACCGGAGCTGAACCTGGATTTAATGGAGGCTGAGTTACATCAGCTGCTGCAGGATATTGTGCAGGGCGATTTTATGCAGAGTCGTGTTCCGCTTGAGGCGCAGCGCTTAAATGATGTGGCTTTTTCTGGCAATGGTGAGCCTACGAGCAGCTTGCAGTTTTTAAGTTGTGTAGAGCGCGTGATTGCAGTACTGAGGCATTTTGATCTGGTCGGCAAAATTAAGCTGGTATTGATTACCAATGGCAGCCAGCTGGATCGGCGGCAGGTGCAAACGGCTTTGAGTTTGATGAAAAACTGTGGCGGAGAGGTGTGGTTCAAGCTTGATCGTGCACCTATGGATGGGTTTTCACAGGTAAATCAGATTTCGCTTAAAAGATCGCAAGTTACCCGACGTTTGCTGCTGGCAGCAAAGCACTGCCCTACATGGATTCAAACCTGTATGTTTGAGATGGATGGTGCGTTACCTAGCGAGCTGCAATTGCAGGGTTATCTGGATTTTCTGCAGGAGTGCATGGCTGAAGGTGCACTTTTGGAAGGGGTGTTGCTTTACGGGCTGGCGCGACCCTCCATGCAGCCGGAGGCGTCAAGGCTGGCCGCAGCCCCTGCTTTGTGGATGCAGGAGTTAGCCCGGCGAATCACCGGGCTTGGGCTGGAAGTAAAATTAAGCCTGTAGTTGGCTGGAGGCAGGCTGCTGGCGCGGTTTTTCTTCGTCATGGGCCTGTGCCGCAGCGCGGAGCGTGTTGTACAGTTCTACACGTTCTTCACGAAGATGCTGAATGATTTGGTAGTCCTCGCGGTTGATTCGCTCCAAATCAATTTGTTCAACATGAACAACGCGCAGAAGCTCTCTAACCGGGCGTGGCATATTCCGCCCGCTTTCGTAGCGGGAGCCACCACTTTGTGTTACCCCGATTTTGCTCCAGAATTCTTGCTGGTTCATGCCTAGTTGTTGACGAACTTCGCGTGGATTGATGGTTTGGTTTTGCATGGTTTTTCCTCTTTGTGGCGCATGCGCGTACTGGGCGCGCTCAGCAGCCTCATGTCATCTGAATGTTGGCGTCATTTTAACGATCTAATTCACAATGCACATGTCACTATTACACGATTAATCCTGTGATAATTTACACAAAAGTAAGGGAACTTATTACACAGCATTTTGAATGAGAAATTTCTGAATGGCTATTTCATTTTTAATAAAAAAGCGAATGAAAATGATTTTTTCTAATTGATGTGTATTATTTTTGCAATTCGGGTT comes from Iodobacter ciconiae and encodes:
- a CDS encoding radical SAM protein, translating into MISKTLLQVVDHSRDSAGCVYVYPVVSRRAGGVSVGINLNPNNACNWRCVYCQVPDLSRGGAPELNLDLMEAELHQLLQDIVQGDFMQSRVPLEAQRLNDVAFSGNGEPTSSLQFLSCVERVIAVLRHFDLVGKIKLVLITNGSQLDRRQVQTALSLMKNCGGEVWFKLDRAPMDGFSQVNQISLKRSQVTRRLLLAAKHCPTWIQTCMFEMDGALPSELQLQGYLDFLQECMAEGALLEGVLLYGLARPSMQPEASRLAAAPALWMQELARRITGLGLEVKLSL
- a CDS encoding helix-turn-helix domain-containing protein → MQNQTINPREVRQQLGMNQQEFWSKIGVTQSGGSRYESGRNMPRPVRELLRVVHVEQIDLERINREDYQIIQHLREERVELYNTLRAAAQAHDEEKPRQQPASSQLQA